Proteins encoded in a region of the Altererythrobacter ishigakiensis genome:
- a CDS encoding OmpA family protein produces the protein MRKLAMGMALASTALASPALAKEGQWYIGVDGGAMIVDDATVDGTDISVDHNEGYDFGAVVGHDFGAFRLETEVAYKKANLESINFGVTDVAANGEGNFLSFMLNGLFDFGPDDGLQGFFGGGVGVARSALENGLVRLPDEEGLYDDSDTGIAWQLLAGARAPLTDRWDVGLKYRYFNAPGINIVLRDGTGIETDVSTHSLLGTLTYNFGEEPAPPPPPPPPPPPPPPPPPPPPPPPPPPPAPVCNTGPYIVFFNWDESDVTPEAATVLDNAVTAYADCGTASVMLAGHTDRSGTTTYNMGLAERRNASVREYLNGRGIPDDRISSEAFGESQPRVATEDGVRELQNRRVEVTYGPGSGM, from the coding sequence ATGCGTAAACTCGCGATGGGAATGGCGTTGGCATCGACCGCTCTCGCCTCACCAGCGCTCGCTAAAGAAGGCCAATGGTATATTGGCGTCGATGGCGGTGCGATGATTGTTGATGATGCCACCGTTGATGGCACTGATATCTCAGTAGACCACAATGAAGGCTATGATTTTGGCGCCGTTGTTGGACACGATTTTGGAGCTTTCCGCCTCGAAACTGAGGTGGCTTATAAGAAAGCCAATCTTGAATCGATCAATTTCGGTGTTACCGATGTCGCTGCCAATGGCGAAGGCAATTTCCTGAGCTTTATGCTCAATGGCCTCTTCGATTTCGGGCCCGATGATGGACTTCAAGGCTTCTTCGGGGGCGGCGTGGGTGTTGCACGCTCAGCATTGGAGAATGGTCTAGTTCGTTTGCCCGACGAAGAGGGTCTATATGACGATTCAGACACGGGCATCGCGTGGCAGCTCCTTGCTGGTGCACGTGCACCGCTTACAGATCGCTGGGATGTTGGCCTGAAGTATCGCTACTTCAATGCGCCGGGTATCAACATCGTATTGCGCGATGGGACAGGCATTGAAACTGATGTTTCGACCCATTCCTTGCTGGGTACTCTGACATACAACTTTGGTGAAGAGCCGGCTCCACCGCCGCCTCCGCCGCCACCACCACCACCACCACCTCCTCCGCCGCCACCACCGCCTCCGCCGCCGCCGCCGCCTCCGGCACCGGTGTGCAACACTGGCCCGTACATCGTGTTCTTTAACTGGGACGAATCAGATGTGACCCCAGAGGCGGCTACGGTTCTGGATAATGCGGTGACAGCGTATGCTGATTGCGGCACTGCTAGCGTAATGCTCGCTGGTCACACTGACCGTTCAGGTACCACAACCTACAACATGGGTCTCGCAGAGCGCCGCAACGCGTCAGTTCGCGAATACCTGAATGGGCGCGGTATTCCTGATGACCGGATCTCTAGCGAAGCGTTTGGCGAATCACAGCCTCGCGTAGCTACAGAAGATGGCGTACGTGAGCTGCAGAACCGCCGTGTTGAAGTGACTTACGGCCCAGGTTCGGGAATGTAA
- the queC gene encoding 7-cyano-7-deazaguanine synthase QueC yields the protein MSDNSPKAEKSAVVLLSGGLDSMVTAALALEQGFAIHALTIDYDQRHRRELEAARRIAKQLNVARHIELQMNMRAIGGSALTDLMDVPKDGVGDSIPVTYVPARNLIFLSVCVAAAEAAGASDVFIGVNALDYSGYPDCRPEFIASFAETARLGTKSGVEGEAFVIHAPLQEMTKADIARECVRLGLEPSNSWSCYDPTEDGLACGLCDSCRLRKKGFAEAGLTDSTAYAD from the coding sequence ATGTCTGACAATTCACCCAAAGCCGAAAAATCTGCGGTAGTGCTGCTGTCTGGTGGCCTGGATTCGATGGTGACGGCTGCGCTAGCGCTCGAGCAAGGTTTTGCGATCCATGCTTTAACCATCGATTATGACCAGCGGCATCGTCGTGAACTTGAAGCAGCACGCCGCATTGCAAAACAACTAAATGTGGCGCGACATATCGAGTTGCAGATGAATATGCGAGCGATCGGCGGATCCGCTCTAACCGATTTAATGGACGTGCCAAAGGACGGTGTAGGAGATAGCATCCCCGTGACCTATGTACCGGCCAGAAACCTTATATTCCTCTCAGTATGTGTTGCAGCTGCGGAAGCTGCAGGCGCGAGTGATGTCTTCATTGGTGTCAATGCGCTCGACTACTCAGGTTATCCGGATTGCCGGCCTGAATTCATCGCGAGCTTCGCCGAAACTGCCCGCCTGGGAACAAAATCTGGTGTCGAAGGAGAAGCATTTGTGATTCACGCGCCGCTGCAGGAAATGACCAAAGCGGATATCGCGCGCGAATGCGTTCGCTTGGGGCTCGAGCCATCGAATAGCTGGTCATGCTACGACCCCACTGAAGACGGTCTGGCTTGCGGGCTGTGCGATTCTTGTCGCCTCAGAAAAAAGGGCTTTGCCGAAGCAGGGCTAACAGATAGCACCGCTTACGCGGATTGA
- the spt gene encoding serine palmitoyltransferase encodes MNENAVPTTDLFSKFDELIAMREGLLATGVEDPFNLVMEKVLSPTRAICNGRDTILLGTYNYMGMTFDPDVLEAGKDALENYGSGTTGSRVLNGTYQGHKECEEALKEFYDMDHAMVFSTGYQANLGIISTIAGKGDYIILDIDSHASIYDGCAMGNAEIVPFRHNDIEAMEKRLRRIPEGAGKLVVLEGVYSMLGDVAPLKEMVAIAKKYGAMVLVDEAHSMGFIGENGRGVVEQAGVIDDVDFIIGTFSKSVGTVGGFCVSNHPKFEVMRLVCRPYVFTASLPPSVVATAATSIRKLMHGSNKRAHLWENSKNLHRGLTELGFELGTDEPQSAIIAVIMPDLERGAAMWQALLKEGLYVNLARPPATPANMTLLRCSLCAEHSEEEVRTILGMFERAGKATGII; translated from the coding sequence ATGAACGAGAACGCTGTGCCCACAACTGACCTTTTCTCGAAGTTCGACGAACTCATCGCAATGCGCGAGGGCCTGTTAGCAACGGGCGTCGAGGACCCTTTCAATCTGGTGATGGAAAAGGTTCTTTCGCCAACCCGCGCAATTTGCAACGGCCGCGACACTATCCTGCTTGGCACATACAATTACATGGGCATGACCTTTGACCCCGATGTGCTGGAAGCAGGCAAGGATGCGCTGGAGAACTACGGGTCCGGAACCACGGGCAGTCGCGTTCTGAACGGGACATATCAAGGTCACAAGGAATGCGAAGAGGCACTCAAAGAATTCTACGACATGGATCATGCCATGGTGTTCTCTACCGGATACCAGGCAAACCTCGGCATCATTTCGACCATCGCTGGCAAGGGCGATTACATCATTCTCGATATCGACAGCCATGCCTCGATCTATGATGGCTGTGCAATGGGCAATGCGGAGATCGTTCCGTTCCGTCACAACGATATCGAAGCGATGGAAAAGCGCCTGCGCCGCATTCCTGAAGGCGCCGGCAAGCTGGTGGTTCTCGAGGGCGTCTACTCGATGCTGGGCGATGTTGCACCGCTTAAGGAAATGGTCGCCATCGCCAAGAAATATGGCGCTATGGTGCTGGTTGATGAAGCGCACTCAATGGGCTTTATCGGTGAGAACGGCCGCGGCGTGGTTGAGCAAGCAGGTGTGATTGACGATGTCGATTTCATCATCGGAACCTTTTCGAAGAGCGTTGGTACGGTCGGCGGTTTCTGCGTATCGAACCACCCCAAGTTCGAAGTGATGCGGCTTGTCTGTCGCCCCTATGTATTCACTGCTTCGCTACCGCCCAGCGTGGTCGCGACCGCCGCGACTTCTATCCGCAAGCTGATGCACGGTTCAAACAAGCGCGCGCATTTGTGGGAAAATTCGAAGAATCTCCATCGTGGGCTCACTGAATTGGGCTTCGAGTTGGGTACGGACGAGCCGCAAAGCGCGATCATCGCTGTGATCATGCCCGATCTGGAGCGTGGCGCCGCGATGTGGCAAGCGCTCTTGAAGGAAGGGCTCTACGTCAACCTTGCTCGTCCTCCAGCGACACCTGCGAACATGACGTTGCTTCGCTGTTCGCTATGCGCGGAACATAGCGAAGAAGAAGTGCGCACCATCCTCGGTATGTTCGAACGCGCAGGCAAGGCTACAGGAATTATCTAA
- a CDS encoding sterol desaturase family protein has translation MPSSTIAVLAIFLGFALLELFSTKLFAKNEQTRDDGIVEGVSMTMLLAVTQPGIVFLSAAIMGAIAPGLESALAGINIFFAIALFLVLEDMTQYWWHRASHTFPWLYNLHRAHHNAKYMSVRLVYRNNILYYMMMPGLWTAGALLYLGLGWVYAGYLVVKMAVIIGAHSDVAWDKPLYQIKWLSPVMWLVERTISTPATHHAHHGRHADDPAVNYKGNYGNLLFFWDVLFGTAKITRTYPESYGVENLAPATLGQQLLWPIFPENKEIDAEVGEQVAAKAT, from the coding sequence ATGCCATCATCGACCATCGCAGTTTTAGCCATCTTCCTCGGCTTCGCTTTGCTGGAGCTGTTCAGCACCAAGCTGTTCGCGAAGAATGAGCAGACCCGTGATGACGGGATTGTCGAAGGTGTCAGCATGACCATGTTGTTGGCAGTTACGCAGCCGGGTATCGTTTTTCTGTCGGCTGCGATCATGGGTGCAATTGCTCCGGGTCTCGAAAGTGCGTTGGCTGGCATCAACATCTTCTTCGCGATTGCGCTATTCCTCGTTCTGGAGGATATGACACAGTATTGGTGGCACCGCGCCAGCCACACTTTCCCGTGGCTCTACAATCTTCACCGCGCGCATCACAATGCGAAGTACATGAGTGTCCGTCTCGTGTACCGAAACAACATCCTTTACTATATGATGATGCCGGGTCTGTGGACCGCCGGCGCGCTGCTGTATTTGGGACTTGGCTGGGTCTATGCAGGATACCTGGTCGTCAAAATGGCCGTTATCATTGGCGCACATTCTGACGTTGCTTGGGACAAACCCCTATACCAAATCAAATGGCTTTCGCCGGTCATGTGGTTGGTTGAGCGCACAATCTCCACCCCCGCAACGCACCATGCGCACCACGGCCGCCATGCAGATGATCCGGCGGTCAACTACAAGGGCAATTACGGGAACTTGCTGTTCTTCTGGGATGTCCTGTTTGGCACGGCCAAGATCACTCGCACATATCCTGAAAGCTATGGCGTGGAGAACCTCGCGCCAGCAACGCTGGGTCAACAGCTGCTTTGGCCAATCTTTCCGGAGAACAAGGAAATAGATGCAGAGGTTGGGGAGCAGGTGGCGGCTAAAGCCACCTGA
- the argF gene encoding ornithine carbamoyltransferase translates to MTAPLDLAPEVRSFLDLSDAGGEAIAAMIADAIDRKAARQGWPKGKPDADQPLAGHVLGMVFEKNSTRTRVSFDIAMRQLGGSSLILDSASSQLGRGESIADTARVLSRMVDVIMMRTDDHAKVEEMAHYAHVPVINGLTDRSHPCQIVADLLTIIEHGKPLPGLELAWFGDGNNVLHSILEAAGLMKFNVRVATPDGYQPESEFIELARAGGSNVTLTQDAALAADGADIIVTDTWVSMGQDHAHNKLAAMAPYQVNEALIAKANDDAKFLHCLPAHIGEEVTETVFESSQSVVFDEAENRIHAQKSILRWCFGQI, encoded by the coding sequence ATGACAGCACCGCTTGATCTTGCGCCTGAGGTGCGCAGTTTTCTCGATCTTTCTGACGCGGGCGGTGAAGCAATCGCGGCAATGATTGCCGATGCCATCGATCGCAAAGCGGCTCGCCAAGGGTGGCCAAAGGGCAAGCCCGACGCAGATCAGCCGCTCGCGGGACATGTTCTGGGCATGGTGTTTGAGAAGAACTCTACGCGGACCCGGGTCAGTTTTGACATTGCAATGCGGCAATTGGGGGGATCTTCACTGATCCTGGACTCAGCTTCGAGCCAGCTAGGGCGCGGTGAGTCCATTGCGGATACAGCGCGTGTACTTAGCCGCATGGTGGATGTGATCATGATGCGGACAGATGATCACGCGAAGGTGGAAGAGATGGCGCACTATGCCCATGTGCCGGTCATCAATGGTCTGACAGATCGCTCACACCCATGTCAGATAGTAGCCGACCTGCTGACCATAATCGAACACGGAAAGCCTCTACCCGGGCTTGAATTGGCGTGGTTCGGTGATGGCAACAATGTTCTGCATTCCATTCTGGAAGCCGCTGGGCTGATGAAGTTCAATGTACGAGTGGCCACACCTGACGGTTATCAGCCGGAAAGCGAATTCATTGAACTGGCAAGAGCCGGCGGATCAAATGTAACCTTGACCCAAGACGCGGCACTTGCCGCCGATGGTGCTGACATCATTGTTACCGACACATGGGTATCGATGGGCCAGGATCACGCGCACAACAAGCTTGCCGCAATGGCACCCTATCAGGTCAATGAAGCTTTGATTGCGAAGGCGAATGACGATGCGAAGTTCTTGCACTGTCTGCCGGCACACATCGGCGAGGAAGTGACCGAAACTGTATTTGAAAGCAGTCAATCAGTTGTTTTCGATGAAGCAGAAAATCGTATCCACGCACAGAAATCAATCTTGCGATGGTGCTTTGGTCAGATTTGA
- a CDS encoding YqaA family protein translates to MLRGLYDWTMDKAAHPHAVWWLAFFCFIEASFFPIPPHPLLGLMCLAQPSKAIRYALVATLASVAGALLGYAIGWGLYDTIGQPLLALLGLTDSFPVAACYLREYDWEAIVIAGATPVPFKLLTITAGFISMNLMTFLLASLAARAFIFMTVGLLFRVFGAPIKAIIDKYLGTATTLFVVLVVGGFIALSQFSSDDEAVADKCENATLVQLEGSAS, encoded by the coding sequence ATGTTGCGCGGTCTTTATGACTGGACCATGGATAAGGCCGCTCACCCGCATGCGGTGTGGTGGCTGGCTTTCTTCTGCTTCATTGAAGCGAGCTTTTTCCCGATACCGCCACATCCCCTGCTGGGCTTGATGTGTCTGGCTCAGCCTTCCAAGGCGATCCGCTATGCTTTGGTAGCCACCCTGGCTTCAGTTGCGGGTGCGTTGCTGGGATATGCGATCGGCTGGGGGCTTTATGACACCATCGGGCAGCCGCTTTTAGCGCTGCTTGGCTTAACTGACAGTTTCCCTGTCGCGGCCTGCTATTTGCGCGAATACGACTGGGAAGCGATCGTGATCGCAGGTGCTACTCCTGTACCCTTCAAGTTGCTCACCATCACTGCCGGATTCATCAGCATGAATCTGATGACTTTCCTCCTCGCCAGTTTAGCCGCACGCGCGTTCATTTTCATGACGGTGGGGCTATTGTTCCGCGTGTTCGGCGCGCCGATCAAGGCGATCATCGACAAATACCTGGGAACTGCGACAACGCTTTTTGTGGTACTCGTTGTGGGGGGCTTTATCGCGCTGAGCCAGTTCTCGAGCGATGACGAAGCAGTTGCTGACAAGTGCGAGAATGCAACTCTGGTTCAACTGGAAGGTTCGGCGAGCTAG
- a CDS encoding Crp/Fnr family transcriptional regulator, translated as MSDILHSGPRSITSPMLFAALSPQLQQQLITTSPARPYRVGQIIQQRGERANGFYLIETGSVAVGRYLESGDFRGVAVLGPGDSWGELAMFAERVRVVDAVARSSCAVRFVRQSDFDAALGENPYEYRAMLGVLSAQLQDTLDIMAGIRRGTAHTRVAGLLATLAGSSGQTAPIEITQQELGELLGLTRMTVSGALKELETSGAITRRYGHIEIRSLEAVRLAALG; from the coding sequence ATGTCAGATATTTTACATTCCGGCCCGCGCTCGATCACAAGCCCGATGCTGTTTGCTGCTCTTTCGCCGCAGCTTCAGCAGCAATTGATAACGACATCGCCAGCCAGACCATACCGTGTCGGGCAGATCATCCAGCAACGCGGTGAGCGCGCCAATGGCTTTTACCTGATTGAGACCGGATCGGTCGCGGTTGGCCGCTATCTGGAATCCGGTGACTTCCGGGGTGTTGCGGTTCTGGGTCCAGGCGATTCTTGGGGCGAGCTGGCCATGTTTGCTGAGCGTGTACGCGTCGTCGATGCGGTGGCGCGCAGCAGTTGCGCGGTGCGCTTTGTCCGGCAGAGCGACTTTGACGCTGCTCTCGGCGAAAATCCATACGAGTATCGTGCAATGCTAGGTGTATTGTCCGCGCAGCTTCAGGACACGCTCGATATCATGGCGGGGATCAGACGTGGCACAGCACATACCCGCGTTGCCGGCCTGCTTGCGACGCTCGCCGGATCCTCTGGACAGACAGCACCCATTGAGATCACACAGCAAGAGCTTGGCGAGCTGTTGGGCTTGACGCGGATGACGGTCAGCGGAGCGCTGAAAGAACTGGAGACGTCCGGCGCGATCACCCGGCGTTACGGCCATATCGAAATTCGCAGCCTTGAAGCAGTCCGCTTGGCTGCGTTGGGCTAG
- a CDS encoding acyl carrier protein: MDRADVDTKIRSLIEPFNKKGVEISEETTFANDLEFDSLTVMDFVAEIEDAFDIIISMNQQAEIENFGQLIDAVSKLQDQ; this comes from the coding sequence ATGGACCGCGCTGATGTTGACACAAAGATTCGCTCACTGATCGAGCCCTTCAACAAGAAGGGGGTTGAGATCAGCGAGGAAACAACTTTCGCAAATGATCTTGAGTTTGACAGTTTGACTGTCATGGATTTCGTCGCAGAGATCGAAGATGCATTCGACATCATCATCAGCATGAACCAGCAGGCAGAGATCGAGAATTTCGGCCAGCTGATCGACGCTGTTTCCAAATTGCAGGATCAGTAA
- a CDS encoding DUF3572 domain-containing protein, translating into MDPQTLILAALGWILDEESRAQRFLDLTGLDPDTLRAGLSDPAVLSAVVEFLGNHEPDLIRVSEALAVTPEQVIAAGREQRT; encoded by the coding sequence ATCGATCCACAAACCCTTATTCTTGCCGCGCTCGGCTGGATTCTGGACGAGGAGTCGCGTGCGCAACGCTTTCTTGACTTGACCGGGCTTGATCCAGACACTTTGAGGGCAGGATTGAGCGATCCGGCAGTGCTCAGTGCTGTTGTCGAATTTCTTGGCAATCACGAACCGGATCTGATCCGTGTATCCGAAGCTTTGGCGGTAACGCCTGAACAAGTTATCGCTGCCGGGAGGGAACAAAGGACATGA
- a CDS encoding spinster family MFS transporter, whose amino-acid sequence MSDPAQLQIEESAGDQKVPAYSWYALSILVVVYVLNFVDRNIISILAEDIKADLGLRDDQIGFLYGTAFGVFYALFGIPLGKLADSWNRVRLMTAGLAIWSAFTALSGFAKNFAMLSVARIGVGVGEATASPSAYSLISDWFPKKMRATALAIYSSGLYVGGGVSLLIGGAIVERWNAAYPMDAPLGLAGWQAAFIIVGLPGLLLAVLVATLREPLRGQSEGITTPPPKDPFRGFFRELVAVIPPFTLIGAAQAGGRGIALNLAGALVIGGIAYAMAVATDNYQQWGAVGIGYYAIFSWASTLKRRDEPTFRLIWGTPAFLTTILGYGMVAFMSYAASFWAAPYAIRILEEAPSTAGWWIGGPGAVAGFLGVIFGGRAADWLRERNPAGRLIVVAFGLTAAAPFLFLMFTTDDPTIFYIAAFFQSLFGSSALGGAAATTQDLVLPRMRGTATATFFLATTLVGLALGPYMAGQVSTMTGSLTTGGLSLLVAVPIGLVLLAIAYRTVPSAEQSVIQRSVAAGETIQN is encoded by the coding sequence ATGAGTGATCCTGCGCAGTTGCAGATAGAGGAATCTGCAGGCGACCAAAAGGTACCTGCATACAGCTGGTATGCGCTAAGCATTCTGGTCGTTGTTTATGTGCTGAACTTTGTTGACCGCAATATCATTTCGATACTCGCTGAGGACATCAAAGCTGATTTGGGGCTTCGTGACGACCAAATCGGATTTCTCTATGGTACTGCGTTCGGAGTGTTCTACGCGCTTTTCGGCATCCCACTCGGCAAATTGGCCGATAGCTGGAACCGGGTACGCTTAATGACGGCTGGTTTGGCCATCTGGTCAGCATTCACTGCCTTGTCCGGATTTGCCAAGAATTTTGCGATGTTGAGCGTCGCGCGAATTGGGGTCGGCGTGGGTGAAGCAACTGCAAGTCCCAGTGCTTACTCGTTAATTTCTGATTGGTTTCCAAAGAAAATGCGAGCGACTGCTTTGGCAATCTACTCGTCTGGGTTGTACGTTGGCGGTGGTGTTTCTCTCCTGATTGGAGGCGCGATCGTTGAGCGCTGGAATGCCGCTTATCCAATGGATGCACCTTTGGGACTGGCCGGCTGGCAAGCTGCTTTTATTATCGTAGGTCTACCAGGGCTGCTTCTGGCGGTATTGGTCGCGACCTTGCGAGAGCCGTTGCGAGGCCAGAGCGAAGGCATAACTACGCCACCTCCAAAAGATCCGTTCCGCGGCTTTTTCCGGGAACTCGTAGCCGTGATCCCTCCATTCACTTTGATCGGAGCAGCGCAGGCGGGCGGCCGTGGAATTGCCCTTAACCTCGCGGGTGCATTGGTAATCGGCGGGATCGCCTACGCAATGGCTGTTGCAACGGACAACTATCAGCAATGGGGAGCGGTTGGGATCGGATATTACGCGATCTTCAGTTGGGCATCTACGCTCAAGCGCCGCGATGAACCTACGTTTCGCCTTATCTGGGGAACGCCAGCGTTCCTTACAACAATTCTTGGATACGGTATGGTCGCCTTCATGTCCTATGCGGCATCGTTTTGGGCCGCGCCTTACGCCATCCGTATTCTTGAGGAAGCACCATCCACTGCCGGTTGGTGGATCGGTGGGCCAGGGGCCGTCGCCGGTTTTCTTGGTGTCATCTTCGGAGGGCGGGCTGCCGACTGGCTGCGGGAAAGAAACCCTGCGGGTAGATTGATTGTCGTTGCATTCGGGCTCACGGCGGCTGCGCCGTTTCTCTTCCTGATGTTCACCACCGATGATCCCACCATCTTCTACATCGCGGCCTTCTTCCAATCGCTTTTCGGCAGCTCGGCGCTAGGGGGTGCGGCAGCAACAACTCAGGATCTTGTTTTGCCACGTATGCGCGGGACAGCTACGGCGACCTTCTTCCTAGCGACTACGCTGGTCGGCTTGGCGCTCGGACCCTATATGGCGGGTCAGGTTTCGACGATGACTGGCAGCCTGACTACTGGCGGGTTGAGCCTGTTGGTAGCTGTGCCGATTGGCCTGGTATTGCTGGCGATTGCTTACCGCACGGTACCCTCCGCTGAGCAAAGCGTCATTCAACGGTCTGTCGCAGCTGGGGAAACAATACAGAACTAA
- a CDS encoding RidA family protein — translation MSIEARLQELGIVLPEAAAPVASYVPVVVHGGFAHVSGQLPFVDGKLVTGRLGEDVSLEAGIDAARACGLMILAQLKAALVPLDKVERVVKLGGFVNSTPDFTDQPKVINGASDLMVAMFGEKGRHARAAVGVPALPLGAAVEVDAIVAIAD, via the coding sequence ATGAGTATCGAAGCACGTCTGCAGGAATTGGGTATTGTTTTGCCGGAAGCAGCGGCACCCGTCGCAAGCTATGTGCCGGTGGTGGTACACGGCGGATTTGCGCATGTGTCCGGCCAGTTGCCGTTTGTTGACGGTAAGTTGGTAACTGGCCGATTGGGTGAAGACGTGTCGCTCGAAGCTGGTATTGATGCTGCCCGCGCCTGCGGCCTGATGATCCTGGCTCAATTAAAGGCGGCGCTGGTTCCGCTCGACAAGGTGGAGCGGGTCGTGAAGCTAGGCGGGTTCGTCAATTCGACTCCTGATTTCACTGACCAGCCAAAGGTGATCAATGGCGCGTCCGACCTGATGGTGGCTATGTTTGGCGAGAAAGGTCGCCATGCGCGTGCAGCCGTCGGGGTTCCTGCGCTGCCACTTGGCGCAGCGGTTGAAGTCGACGCAATTGTCGCGATTGCCGACTGA
- a CDS encoding Hsp33 family molecular chaperone HslO: MKKHVETFQDQLLNFSIPDRDARGRIVRLDRVVGEVLSAHDYPEPVRHLLAEALILAALMGGLQKDDGAQLTMQAQTQTGPVKLLVADFRMGELRGYADFDHHALADVGANPSLKRLFRSGYLAITFETGKGQRYQGIVPLEGASLSEACEHYFVQSEQIPTLLRLGIRFQGEACLAGGILVQHLPQGEVGRARLHAEMEHPDWEHVSALAGSMSHAELVDPKLSMEALIWRLFHEENKILIEKGVKLAKGCRCSVGHYDSVISRFPESERDEMRNEQGNIVVDCAFCSKEFILSI, from the coding sequence ATGAAAAAGCACGTCGAAACCTTTCAAGACCAACTGCTGAATTTCAGTATACCGGATCGCGACGCCCGCGGCCGAATAGTGCGTCTTGATCGGGTGGTAGGAGAAGTCCTCAGCGCGCATGATTATCCTGAACCGGTCAGGCACTTGCTTGCCGAGGCCCTGATACTTGCTGCATTGATGGGCGGCTTGCAGAAAGACGATGGTGCACAACTGACGATGCAGGCGCAAACGCAAACCGGGCCTGTCAAGCTGCTGGTTGCGGATTTCCGGATGGGAGAACTGCGCGGTTACGCAGACTTCGATCATCATGCATTGGCTGACGTAGGTGCGAATCCGTCGCTTAAGCGGCTATTCCGCAGCGGCTATCTTGCGATTACTTTCGAAACCGGGAAAGGGCAGCGCTATCAGGGGATTGTGCCGCTTGAAGGGGCGTCCCTGTCGGAAGCTTGCGAGCACTATTTTGTTCAGTCCGAACAGATCCCGACCTTGTTGCGGCTCGGAATCAGATTCCAGGGTGAGGCGTGCCTCGCTGGCGGGATACTCGTTCAGCATTTGCCGCAAGGTGAAGTTGGTCGAGCACGATTGCATGCCGAAATGGAGCACCCCGATTGGGAGCATGTGTCGGCGCTCGCCGGCAGCATGAGCCATGCCGAACTGGTTGATCCGAAGCTTTCGATGGAGGCGCTGATTTGGCGCCTGTTCCACGAAGAGAACAAAATTCTGATCGAGAAGGGTGTTAAGCTTGCCAAAGGCTGCCGATGTTCAGTCGGGCATTATGACAGCGTTATCTCCAGGTTTCCAGAATCCGAGCGCGACGAAATGCGCAATGAACAAGGTAATATCGTTGTCGACTGCGCCTTCTGCTCGAAAGAGTTTATCTTGAGCATTTAA
- a CDS encoding response regulator produces MAKRILVVEDNDLNRKLFCDVLKANGFEVEPLADGTVALDTARQLSPDLIIMDIQLPEISGVDLIEQAQQDLQLQAIPVLAVTAYAAKGDEERIRTAGASGYLAKPVSIGPFMKAVNELLP; encoded by the coding sequence GTGGCAAAGAGAATCCTTGTTGTCGAGGATAACGACCTCAACCGGAAATTGTTCTGCGACGTACTGAAAGCGAATGGGTTCGAAGTCGAGCCATTGGCCGATGGTACAGTTGCGCTTGATACCGCACGCCAATTATCTCCTGATCTGATTATCATGGATATTCAACTGCCCGAGATTTCAGGTGTTGATCTGATCGAGCAGGCGCAGCAGGACTTGCAGTTGCAGGCGATACCCGTCCTTGCCGTAACCGCCTATGCGGCCAAGGGAGATGAAGAGCGCATTCGCACCGCTGGCGCATCAGGCTATCTGGCCAAACCGGTGTCGATCGGTCCATTCATGAAAGCGGTGAATGAGCTGCTGCCCTAA
- a CDS encoding DUF3617 domain-containing protein, with translation MKTILAIIGVHAAALAAAYAVPGSAQPSGLAMMDGLEKGEWTITFRDGTPGRRICVRSGNELIQLQHEGEECSRFVIEDKASDATVQYTCRGNGYGRTTVRRETGSLIQIESQGIAGGRPFEISAEGRRTGTC, from the coding sequence ATGAAAACAATTCTCGCGATTATTGGAGTCCACGCTGCTGCTCTGGCGGCGGCATACGCCGTTCCTGGAAGCGCACAGCCGTCGGGTTTGGCGATGATGGACGGGCTTGAGAAAGGCGAATGGACGATCACATTTCGTGATGGGACGCCTGGGCGCCGGATATGTGTGCGGAGCGGCAACGAATTGATCCAGCTTCAGCATGAGGGTGAAGAGTGCAGCCGGTTTGTAATTGAAGACAAAGCTTCTGATGCGACAGTGCAGTACACGTGTCGCGGAAACGGATATGGCCGAACTACAGTCCGACGCGAGACAGGATCACTGATCCAGATCGAAAGCCAGGGCATCGCCGGCGGCCGGCCATTTGAAATAAGCGCTGAAGGAAGGCGAACTGGAACCTGCTAA